The DNA segment CAGAGCAACTAGGACGCTGAGGGACCAAGAAACTAGAGCCAGCAGAcaacagaggtgtgggttcatcATGATCATGTAGTGCAGGGGGTGACAGATGGCTACGAAGCGGTCATAAGCCATCACGGTCAGGAGGAAGTGGTCCAGATacccaaaaaaccagaaaaagtaTATCTGGGTGATGCAGCCTGCATAGGTGATGGCTTTGTTCGCTGTCTGGATGTTCACCAGCATTTTGGGGACAATGGTGGAATTGaaacaaatatcagaaaaagacaggtgggagaggaagaagtacatgggggtgtggaggcggGAGTCAGAGGTGACAGCCAgaatgatgagcaggttcccaagCACAGAGACCAGGTACATGGACAGGAACAGCCCAAAGAGGAGGGGCTGCAGTTCTGGATCCTCTGAGAGGCCCAGGAGGAAGAATTCCGAGACTCTTGTTTGGTTTCCTTCATCCATGGAGCTGAAAATTCTGCCAGGTAAGCAACAAAGCAATGCTAATTAAAACAAACATACTGGAGTCTCcaaacataaaaacattttattctattaatgaCCCCtcagaaaaaaaagcacttttctgACCAACAATCTGCTATTCACCCTCGGAGAGGATTACAAACATCATTATCTTATAAAGGTATCATTTATGGGAAAATCTATTTATCACAACTTAGCCATTTGCCTCTATGTTGACAGACCATACAACTTTGCGGTGTCCAGAGCAGCTTCAACCCATTTCTGGTATCTATGGTTTgaacatttttccttcttcaggttgGAACTTTCCTACTTGGATAA comes from the Phacochoerus africanus isolate WHEZ1 chromosome 4, ROS_Pafr_v1, whole genome shotgun sequence genome and includes:
- the LOC125124673 gene encoding olfactory receptor 7A10-like, with amino-acid sequence MDEGNQTRVSEFFLLGLSEDPELQPLLFGLFLSMYLVSVLGNLLIILAVTSDSRLHTPMYFFLSHLSFSDICFNSTIVPKMLVNIQTANKAITYAGCITQIYFFWFFGYLDHFLLTVMAYDRFVAICHPLHYMIMMNPHLCCLLALVSWSLSVLVALLYSLMMLRLSFCTHMEIPHFFCEWAEVLKSSCSDALSNYIVFYSGTGLLGIPLMTGILFSYSKIISSILKMSSTEGRYKAFSTCGSHLTVISLYYGTGLGVYLSSAFSASSSKGTVASVMYTVVIPMLNPFIYSLRNRDMQVALRTFVSRLFSL